Proteins found in one Amycolatopsis aidingensis genomic segment:
- the secG gene encoding preprotein translocase subunit SecG, with amino-acid sequence MKLFLQILLIASSVLLIVAVLLHRGRGGGLSSLFGGGMQSSLAGSSVAEKNLDRITLLLGAVWLIAIIGLGLLLKV; translated from the coding sequence ATGAAGCTGTTCCTGCAGATCCTGTTGATCGCCTCCAGCGTGCTGCTGATCGTGGCCGTGCTGCTGCACCGCGGTCGCGGTGGCGGACTGTCGTCCCTCTTCGGCGGCGGCATGCAGTCGAGCCTCGCCGGCTCGAGCGTCGCCGAGAAGAACCTCGACCGGATCACGTTGCTGCTCGGCGCGGTCTGGTTGATCGCCATTATCGGTCTTGGGCTGCTGCTCAAGGTCTAG
- a CDS encoding RNA polymerase-binding protein RbpA — protein sequence MVGGNAIRGTRVGAGPSGESERGESAPRRRVSYWCANGHEARPSFAMDAEIPEEWDCPRCGLPGGQDEQNPPEAPRIEPYKTHLAYVKERRSDADGEAILADALERLRQRRDV from the coding sequence ATGGTTGGCGGTAACGCGATTCGGGGCACCAGGGTTGGTGCCGGCCCGTCCGGCGAGTCGGAGCGCGGCGAGTCCGCGCCCCGTCGGCGGGTCTCCTACTGGTGCGCCAACGGGCACGAGGCACGGCCCTCGTTCGCCATGGACGCCGAGATCCCGGAGGAGTGGGACTGCCCGCGATGCGGGCTGCCCGGCGGGCAGGACGAGCAGAACCCGCCCGAGGCGCCCCGCATCGAGCCGTACAAGACGCATCTCGCGTACGTGAAGGAGCGGCGCAGCGACGCCGACGGCGAGGCCATCCTGGCCGACGCACTGGAACGCCTCCGCCAGCGCCGCGACGTCTGA